From a single Arachis hypogaea cultivar Tifrunner chromosome 3, arahy.Tifrunner.gnm2.J5K5, whole genome shotgun sequence genomic region:
- the LOC112788171 gene encoding uncharacterized protein: MIFSRIGRSLSRSSRAKEYLRGDAKLGTLLGATRTNVHSQGTELGLGFFRGYVAHARARGNGILSSLPDFKCVPANPKIHYRLFFSEGPKKKKEPETNTDDHGNDYFCPFKLLFISSLVMVLITVALCYRREGQQINF; the protein is encoded by the exons ATGATTTTTTCACGGATTGGGCGCTCACTCTCGCGCTCTTCACGCGCCAAA GAATATTTGCGCGGTGATGCGAAATTGGGAACCCTTCTCGGAGCTACGCGAACGAATGTGCATTCACAAGGAACAGAGTTGGGATTAGGGTTTTTCAGGGGATATGTTGCTCATGCTAGAGCTCGTGGAAACGGAATCCTTTCCAGTTTGCCTGATTTTAAGTGTGTTCCGGCGAACCCTAAGATTCATTACCGGTTGTTTTTCAGCGAAGGACCTAAGAAGAAGA AAGAGCCAGAGACAAATACAGATGATCACGGAAATGATTACTTTTGTCCCTTTAAGCtactttttatctcttctttggtGATGGTGCTAATCACGGTTGCATTATGTTATCGTCGTGAAGGGCAACAG ATTAACTTTTAG